A window of Bos taurus isolate L1 Dominette 01449 registration number 42190680 breed Hereford chromosome 19, ARS-UCD2.0, whole genome shotgun sequence contains these coding sequences:
- the MIEF2 gene encoding mitochondrial dynamics protein MID49 isoform 1 (isoform 1 is encoded by transcript variant 1) — protein MAEFSQNRSKRRDGEVLGGAVDFLLANARLVLGVGGAAVLGIATLAVKRLIDRATSPRDEDDTKGDAPCLEDSWQDLSLLKATPRLQSRPPPAALSQPVPPPAPSLSAPEGPADTGPQTLPLLSSPAPPLCLTFQEKLLAFERDHVTVPGAHVSLAKQLAGDIALELQAYLRNKFPDLPFGALVPGGPLYEGLQVGAADPVRLLVPLALEPGLWSLVAGSDTVAQDPRCWAVRRTQLEFRPRGSSPWDRFLVGGYLSSRVLLELLRKALTASVNWPAIGSLLGCLIRPCVASDELLLEVQHECLELTVAVLLAVAGAQDGDLLLAWPLEGLAGNLWLQDWYPAEAARLRALDEQDAGTRRRLLLLLCAVCRSHPALWRLGRDRLAQVVLRLGEQEADWAEEALGEHFLQALELLLSSLERASLPSHFNRSVNLLDGLREEEIDDLGFALYHGLQAPEGLL, from the exons ATGGCGGAGTTCTCCCAGAATCGGAGCAAGCGGCGTGATGGCGAGGTGCTGGGAGGCGCTGTAGACTTCCTCCTGGCCAATGCCCGCCTGGTGCTGGGAGTGGGCGGAGCTGCAGTGCTGGGCATTGCTACCCTGGCCGTGAAGCGG CTCATTGACAGGGCCACCAGCCCCCGGGACGAGGACGACACCAAGGGGGACGCCCCATGCCTGGAGGACAGCTGGCAGGACCTGAGCCTGCTCAAGGCCACGCCACGCCTCCAGTCCCGGCCCCCGCCCGCCGCCCTCAGCCAGCCGGTGCCGCCTCCAGCCCCCTCACTCTCTGCTCCAG AAGGGCCTGCTGACACAGGGCCCCAGACATTGCCTCTGCTTAGCTCGCCGGCACCGCCGCTGTGTCTGACGTTCCAGGAGAAACTGCTGGCTTTTGAGCGGGATCATGTGACCGTGCCAGGGGCTCACGTGTCTCTGGCCAAGCAGCTGGCGGGCGACATTGCCCTGGAACTACAGGCCTATCTGCGGAACAAGTTCCCAGACCTGCCCTTCGGGGCGCTTGTGCCCGGCGGGCCACTCTACGAGGGGCTGCAGGTGGGAGCTGCCGACCCTGTGCGGCTCTTGGTGCCCCTGGCACTGGAGCCAGGcctgtggagcctggtggccgGCTCAGACACTGTAGCCCAAGACCCTCGCTGCTGGGCTGTGCGTAGGACTCAGCTGGAGTTCCGCCCCCGTGGGAGCAGCCCCTGGGACCGCTTCCTGGTGGGCGGCTACCTCTCCTCCCGGGTCCTGCTGGAGCTGCTCCGCAAGGCCCTGACTGCCTCCGTCAACTGGCCAGCCATCGGCAGCCTCCTCGGGTGTTTGATCCGGCCATGCGTGGCCTCAGATGAGCTGCTGCTGGAGGTGCAGCACGAGTGCCTGGAGCTCACCGTGGCCGTGCTGCTGGCCGTGGCCGGAGCCCAGGACGGAGACCTCTTGCTGGCCTGGCCCTTGGAGGGGCTGGCTGGGAACCTCTGGCTGCAGGACTGGTACCCGGCTGAGGCTGCCCGGCTGCGGGCCCTGGATGAGCAGGACGCTGGGACCCGtcggcggctgctgctgctgctctgcgcTGTCTGCCGCAGTCACCCAGCTCTATGGCGGCTGGGCCGGGACCGCCTGGCTCAGGTGGTTCTGCGCCTGGGCGAGCAGGAGGCTGACTGGGCCGAGGAGGCCCTGGGGGAGCACTTCCTGCAGGCTCTGGAGCTGCTGCTCAGCAGCCTGGAGCGGGCCAGCCTGCCCAGCCACTTCAACCGCAGTGTGAACCTCCTAGATGGCCTGCGGGAGGAAGAGATCGACGACTTGGGCTTTGCGCTGTACCATGGCCTACAGGCCCCCGAGGGGCTGCTCTAG
- the MIEF2 gene encoding mitochondrial dynamics protein MID49 isoform 2 (isoform 2 is encoded by transcript variant 2) — protein sequence MAEFSQNRSKRRDGEVLGGAVDFLLANARLVLGVGGAAVLGIATLAVKRLIDRATSPRDEDDTKGDAPCLEDSWQDLSLLKATPRLQSRPPPAALSQPVPPPAPSLSAPGERHPFPSDLGGSHFGDHIREM from the exons ATGGCGGAGTTCTCCCAGAATCGGAGCAAGCGGCGTGATGGCGAGGTGCTGGGAGGCGCTGTAGACTTCCTCCTGGCCAATGCCCGCCTGGTGCTGGGAGTGGGCGGAGCTGCAGTGCTGGGCATTGCTACCCTGGCCGTGAAGCGG CTCATTGACAGGGCCACCAGCCCCCGGGACGAGGACGACACCAAGGGGGACGCCCCATGCCTGGAGGACAGCTGGCAGGACCTGAGCCTGCTCAAGGCCACGCCACGCCTCCAGTCCCGGCCCCCGCCCGCCGCCCTCAGCCAGCCGGTGCCGCCTCCAGCCCCCTCACTCTCTGCTCCAGGTGAGCGGCACCCCTTCCCCTCTGACCTGGGTGGGTCCCATTTCGGTGATCACATTCGGGAGATGTag